In one window of Helianthus annuus cultivar XRQ/B chromosome 17, HanXRQr2.0-SUNRISE, whole genome shotgun sequence DNA:
- the LOC110924643 gene encoding uncharacterized protein LOC110924643 produces the protein MDGRHKSGDTAASVMHDRGKPPNLPKDISDKSLNFDGADYLNEPVVEEMSTPGTAPIRGIGLRVTNIEGNPLLPRRGMYSTTNTSILAGLMSISTPVDNLFAAGESSSMANKGDKAGKGIESMQGSDSNQNGGEKGANMMSYAESVLASKSRKINFRNLASPVMHEGCDVVLPRESVRAVQHKLANTLYGYFLGDRVAFPVVEYFVRNNWKKFGLQKTMMNANGFFFFQFSNETGMLDALKGGPWIIRSQPLFLCEWSPTVKLEKKEVKKVQVWVKIHDIPIAAYTEDGLSMIATTIGEPKLLDSYTTSMCMDMWGRSSYARALIEVSADNELREEITLAIPELEGEGFVKETMYVEYEWFPCRCSKCCVFGHSLDNCPQTPKKPANVKKPANVKRGEQNDKGQVHENRYAKKYPVVDEDGYQGVPTRKVARKQGFQVNKQKQKFEYRPVTAKPNREVKKDASSRATDVRSSNPFDVLNEVEDVAGTSGTKPGVNNDESDEDEVIENDVDMDGFLKEGTRKTISKGASTPSPTVNDESHVDVGNLGKVCKSVFRSWEWTSNGGCCDKGTRIIIGWNPDVFDVMILSQSPQVMHLQLVFKLDKRMIFCSIIYAANYYVARKELWHNLSVHKALVNDKPWCIMGDFNSALNIEDNSMGTSSISIGMRDFQECVDNIEVVDINRMGIHFTWTQKPKNGVGLLKKLDRVMGNTTFIADFPNSVAMFKPYRLSDHCPCILSFPDAGMLKPRSFKFANFLVFKPEFSDIVKDKWETSENGVHQFKVLLIDRDPTNADLRVSESSISSQLQEASLDEERFLKQKSKVDWLSAGDMNSAFFHSSLKVRNHVSRIEGIKDSAGNLFEGENVFQPFVQHYEKFFGSQGDISLTPAPDLFSKVLDPQVATHMIRQITAEEVKKAIFSIGIDKAPGPDGYTAAFFKSAWPIVGNDITSAIVDFFETGNLLRELNHTNIVLIPKIPTPSAVTDYRPIACCNVLYKCISKIVADRIKVALNDIVSINQSAFVPGRRISDNIMLTQELMHNYHRHSGPPRCAFKVDIQKAYDTVDWGFLKNALLGFGFHRKMVDWIMVCVSTASFSICVNGTVHGFFKGKRGLRQGDPISPYLFTLVMEVLTSILHHAVRIDSSFRFHNKCEKQQIINLCFADDLFLFARGEVNSARCIMTSLAKFTKMSGLVPSNPKSTIFFCNVTNHVKESILELMPFVEGKLPVRYLGVPLISSRLGYNDCRVLVERLEKRITHWRNKLLSFAGRLQLIVSVLSSMHIYWSSVFMLPARIINELEACMRNFLWSQESSYSKGKAKVSWKAVCTPKYEGGLGIRRIGDMNKALMSNHIWSIVSKRESLWVEWVYSYRLKGKSFWVCKTPSNCCPLGNFISPRNISDADFMMDDTVANIYSNGSWSWPMAWRDLFPVLIQLDQLHLDTSKPDRLLWRDGTNKSEFSSSGVWHSIRHKDPEVNWCNIVWFSQCIPRHAFMMWLVMKGKLLTQDKILNWELSRRKNMNMMCCLLCYKNVDSHAHLFFECEFSSQVWLIIRNKAGMATVRPIWADIVDWLLARARSKSAGFFVAKIMVAAALYFVWQERNARLFKNQLRPPEKIGEIILSTVRYKLMGAKLKTTARVRRLLEDWEIHKGNVDDDGG, from the exons ATGGATGGTCGTCATAAATCTGGTGACACTGCCGCTAGTGTCATGCATGATCGGGGTAAGCCGCCTAACTTGCCTAAGGATATTTCCGATAAATCGTTGAACTTCGATGGAGCTGATTACTTGAATGAGCCTGTGGTGGAGGAGATGTCTACACCTGGTACAGCACCAATTCGTGGGATCGGATTACGTGTAACTAATATTGAAGGTAACCCGCTGCTTCCGAGAAGAGGTATGTATTCTACGACGAATACTTCGATATTGGCTGGTTTAATGAGTATTTCAACACCGGTGGACAACTTGTTCGCTGCTGGAGAGTCGTCGTCGATGGCTAATAAGGGTGATAAGGCTGGTAAGGGGATAGAGTCTATGCAGGGTTCGGATTCTAATCAGAATGGTGGGGAAAAGGGTGCGAATATGATGTCATATGCTGAGTCGGTTTTGGCGTCCAAGTCAAGGAAAATTAATTTTAGAAATCTAGCCAGCCCAGTTATGCATGAGGGATGTGACGTTGTTCTTCCTCGGGAATCTGTTCGTGCAGTGCAGCATAAGTTAGCTAACACTTTATATGGTTATTTCTTGGGAGACCGAGTGGCGTTCCCGGTTGTGGAGTATTTTGTTCGTAATAACTGGAAGAAATTTGGGTTACAAAAAACCATGATGAATGCGAATGGCTTTTTCTTTTTTCAGTTCTCCAACGAAACTGGCATGCTGGATGCGTTGAAAGGAGGCCCGTGGATCATCCGGTCTCAAccgttgtttctttgtgaatggAGTCCGACTGTTAAGTTGGAGAAAAAGGAGGTTAAAAAGGTTCAGGTATGGGTTAAAATTCATGACATCCCAATTGCGGCGTATACAGAAGATGGGCTGAGTATGATTGCCACAACAATTGGTGAACCGAAACTTCTGGATTCGTATACTACTTCCATGTGTATGGACATGTGGGGCCGAAGTAGTTATGCTAGAGCTTTAATCGAGGTGTCTGCTGATAATGAGTTACGTGAGGAAATCACTTTGGCCATTCCTGAACTTGAGGGGGAGGGTTTCGTCAAAGAAACTATGTATGTTGAATATGAATGGTTCCCGTGTAGGTGTTCTAAATGCTGTGTTTTTGGCCACTCGCTTGATAATTGTCCTCAAACCCCTAAAAAACCTGCCAATGTTAAGAAGCCTGCTAATGTTAAGAGGGGGGAGCAGAACGATAAGGGTCAAGTGCATGAGAATCGCTATGCTAAGAAGTATCCGGTTGTTGATGAAGATGGGTACCAAGGGGTTCCAACTAGGAAAGTTGCTCGCAAACAGGGTTTCCAAGTTAATAAACAAAAACAGAAATTTGAATATAGACCGGTGACTGCAAAACCGAATAGGGAGGTGAAAAAGGATGCTTCTTCGAGAGCTACGGATGTAAGGTCGAGTAATCCGTTTGATGTTCTTAACGAAGTGGAAGATGTTGCAGGAACTAGTGGCACAAAGCCGGGGGTAAACAATGATGAGTCCGATGAAGATGAGGTGATTGAGAATGATGTTGATATGGACGGGTTTTTAAAGGAGGGTACTCGTAAGACTATAAgtaaaggggcaagcactccttctccGACAGTTAATGATG AATCTCATGTGGATGTTGGTAATTTGGGTAAGGTGTGCAAGTCAGTTTTTCGTTCGTGGGAGTGGACTTCAAACGGTGGTTGTTGTGACAAAGGCACGAGAATTATCATTGGATGGAACCCGGATGTTTTTGATGTCATGATTTTGTCTCAATCTCCTCAGGTTATGCATCTTCAGCTTGTGTTTAAATTGGATAAAAGAATGATTTTTTGTTCTATTATCTATGCTGCTAATTATTATGTTGCCCGTAAAGAGTTGTGGCATAATCTCTCAGTGCATAAAGCCCTTGTCAATGATAAACCTTGGTGCATTATGGGTGATTTCAACTCGGCTCTTAACATTGAAGACAACTCTATGGGAACGTCATCGATTTCTATTGGTATGAGAGATTTTCAGGAATGTGTGGATAATATTGAGGTTGTTGATATCAACCGAATGGGGATCCATTTTACATGGACTCAAAAACCAAAGAATGGGGTAGGTTTACTAAAGAAGCTTGATCGAGTGATGGGAAATACAACGTTTATAGCGGATTTCCCTAATTCAGTTGCCATGTTCAAGCCGTATAGGTTATCGGATCACTGCCCGTGCATTCTATCCTTCCCGGATGCTGGTATGTTGAAGCCTAGGTCGTTCAAGTTTGCTAATTTTCTAGTTTTTAAACCAGAGTTTTCTGATATTGTTAAAGATAAATGGGAGACGTCTGAGAATGGTGTTCATCAATTTAAGGTG CTGCTTATTGATCGGGATCCAACGAATGCGGATTTACGAGTCTCTGAGAGTTCAATCAGTAGTCAGCTTCAAGAGGCTTCGTTAGATGAGGAACGGTTTCTGAAACAAAAGTCAAAAGTTGATTGGTTGAGTGCGGGGGATATGAACTCGGCATTTTTTCATTCATCGCTGAAGGTTAGAAATCATGTTAGTCGAATTGAGGGGATCAAAGATTCGGCTGGCAATCTGTTTGAAGGAGAGAACGTTTTTCAACCGTTTGTTCAGCATTACGAGAAATTTTTTGGATCTCAAGGCGATATTTCTCTTACTCCGGCTCCGGATTTATTCTCCAAAGTCCTTGATCCTCAGGTTGCTACTCATATGATTCGACAAATTACGGCGGAAGAGGTGAAAAAGGCCATATTTTCTATTGGTATCGATAAAGCGCCTGGTCCGGATGGGTATACAGCAGCATTTTTTAAAAGTGCCTGGCCTATTGTTGGTAATGATATTACTAGTGCTATTGTTGATTTTTTTGAAACAGGAAACCTTCTTCGGGAATTGAATCACACGAATATTGTGCTCATTCCGAAAATTCCTACTCCGTCAGCTGTTACTGACTACCGTCCAATTGCGTGCTGTAATGTGTTATACAAATGTATCAGTAAAATTGTGGCGGACAGAATAAAAGTTGCTCTAAATGATATCGTTAGCATTAATCAATCAGCGTTTGTGCCAGGACGAAGAATATCGGATAATATTATGCTGACTCaagaattaatgcataattaccaTAGACATTCGGGCCCTCCAAGATGTGCTTTTAAGGTTGACATCCAGAAAGCTTATGACACGGTTGACTGGGGTTTTCTAAAAAATGCTTTGCTTGGTTTTGGGTTTCATCGGAAGATGGTTGATTGGATAATGGTGTGTGTCTCGACGGCCTCTTTTTCTATATGTGTCAATGGGACAGTGCATGGCTTCTTTAAGGGCAAACGAGGGTTACGGCAAGGGGACCCAATTTCTCCTTACCTCTTCACTTTGGTTATGGAGGTTCTAACTTCCATTCTGCATCATGCTGTTCGTATCGATTCTTCTTTTAGATTTCATAATAAATGCGAAAAACAGCAGATTATCAATCTTTGTTTTGCCGATGATTTGTTTCTGTTTGCTAGAGGTGAAGTCAACTCGGCTCGGTGCATTATGACATCCCTCGCAAAGTTCACTAAGATGTCGGGGTTAGTGCCTAGTAATCCAAAAAGCACCATTTTCTTTTGTAATGTTACCAACCATGTAAAAGAGTCTATTCTGGAGCTCATGCCTTTTGTGGAAGGAAAACTGCCGGTCAGATATTTAGGGGTCCCATTGATCTCTTCTAGGCTTGGTTATAATGATTGTCGAGTGCTTGTGGAAAGACTAGAGAAACGTATAACACATTGGAGGAACAAGTTACTCTCCTTTGCGGGTCGGCTTCAGCTTATTGTTTCGGTTCTATCTTCCATGCACATCTATTGGTCTTCTGTGTTTATGTTACCGGCTAGGATCATTAATGAGCTTGAAGCTTGTATGCGTAACTTCTTATGGTCCCAAGAGAGCTCATATTCTAAAGGCAAAGCTAAGGTTTCTTGGAAGGCTGTTTGCACGCCAAAATATGAAGGAGGTTTGGGCATTAGACGCATTGGGGATATGAACAAGGCTCTTATGTCTAATCACATTTGGAGCATTGTTTCGAAACGGGAGTCTCTATGGGTTGAATGGGTGTATAGCTACCGTCTTAAAGGCAAGAGTTTCTGGGTGTGTAAAACCCCTTCTAATTGCT GTCCGCTCGGTAACTTTATTTCGCCGAGAAACATTTCGGATGCTGATTTCATGATGGACGATACTGTGGCTAACATTTATTCGAATGGTTCTTGGTCTTGGCCTATGGCATGGAGAGATTTATTTCCGGTTCTTATCCAATTGGATCAGCTTCATTTGGATACGTCAAAACCTGATAGACTGCTATGGAGAGATGGCACCAATAAATCTGAGTTTTCTTCTTCGGGTGTTTGGCATTCAATTCGGCACAAAGATCCAGAAGTTAATTGGTGCAACATTGTTTGGTTCTCGCAATGTATTCCCAGGCATGCGTTTATGATGTGGTTGGTAATGAAAGGTAAACTCTTGACACAAGATAAAATTTTAAATTGGGAGTTGTCGCGGAGGAAGAATATGAATATGATGTGCTGCCTGTTATGCTACAAAAACGTTGACTCTCATGCACATTTATTCTTTGAATGCGAGTTCTCGTCTCAAGTGTGGCTGATTATTCGAAACAAGGCGGGTATGGCTACGGTCAGGCCGATATGGGCTGATATTGTTGATTGGTTGTTGGCTCGAGCTCGGTCTAAATCGGCTGGGTTTTTTGTTGCGAAAATTATGGTGGCTGCTGCCTTATATTTCGTTTGGCAAGAAAGAAATGCTAGACTTTTCAAAAATCAGCTGAGGCCTCCGGAGAAAATCGGTGAAAT